CTAAATCCTGACCAGAACAAAATGCCCGTCCTTCACCTGTAATGACAATACATCGAACTTGTTCATCAAAAGTAGCGGCTTTGATCGCGTCTTTCACTTCCCGATTCATTTGTGCAATAAATGCATTCAATTTATCCGGTCTATTTAAATAAAGCCATGCAATACCGTCTTTAACGTCATACCGAATCGTTTCAAACATGCAATAACCTCCTTACTTCCCTTGATAATTCGGTTTTCTTTTTTCTACAAATGCATTCATGCCTTCTTTTTGGTCTTCTGTACCGAAGAGTAGGTAGAAGTTTTTTCGTTCATATTGCATCCCTTCATATAAAGAGTAATCCACTGCTTTGTTAACCGAATCTTTAATGAGGCGCAACGAAAGAGGCGGTTGTTTCGCTAGACGCTCTGCGAATTTCATCGTCTCTTCTATTACTAGCTCAGGTGCAACGATTTTATTGATAACCCCGTGTTTAAGAGCCGTCTCCGCAGAGATACGCTCTCCAGTCCAAAGCCATTCCAGCGCTTTCGTACGGCCAACAAGTTTCGTAAGCCGTTGCGTTCCTCCTGCACCAGGCATGACGCCAAGTCCTACCTCTGGAAATGAAAACTCCGTACCGTTAGCAGCGATTAATAGATCACAGCAAAGCGCAAGCTCAAATCCACCGCCGAAAACGAATCCTTTTACTGCACCAATAATTGGTTTTTTTATAAGTGCAAAACGATCCCAATCAGCAAATTGATTTAGTAGTTCCAGACTAATTGGATTATCATCCATCATTTCATCAATATCTGCTCCTGCTGAAAAAGTCCGTCCTTTACCAGTAAGTACCATGACACGAACGTTTTCATCTCGGTCGAAACCTTCCAACGCCGTGATAATTTCACTGACCATTTTTCGATTCAATGAATTTAACTGACGAGGGCGGTTCAGTTCAATAACTGCCACATTTCCCGTTAAGGAAGTTTCAATGAATTCGAAACGGTTCATTACGCTTCTTCACCAATCATTAATGTGACAAGATCTCCTGCAAATCCCATTAAGTCCTTGCCAGATGCTCTTCCTTCAGGTGAACGTAGCCCTTCTTGCAGTGCATCCAAACTATCGTAATGCATTTCACAAGTAAGATAGTATTTTCCTTCTCCCCCCATTGGAGATCCTGTCACTTTGGTCACTTTCATCTCTCGAAGTCCTGGAATTTTCGCTGTAAGGGGTGCATGCACGTTGAAATAATATTCGTCAAAAACCTCTTTGTTTTCAGGGTGTTTATACAATGCGATTAATTTAGCCATTTATATTCTCCTCACTTTACATTAATGTAGAAACAGGTTTCATTGCTTCAAAAACGTTTTTACAGCTTTTACAGTACAAAATACTTCTACAAGCTGTCGGTCCGAAAATATTTTCCATCGTTACATAAGTTGAACCGCAGTATGCACAATCCACATGCCATGAGCCGTCTTCCTCCAAATGACGAGGTGGCGGAGCAATTCCAAACTTCCGTAGATTCACATGCCCTTGCTCCGTTATTCGGTCTGATGTCCAAGGAGGATGAAAGACGAACTCTACTTCAACTTCATCCACTTCTGGAAGCTTTTTTACCGCTTTCATCGTATTCAATTTGATAATTTCGAGTGCGGGACATCCCAAAAAAGTCGGAAGTAGAACTACCTTTACGTTATTTCCTTCCGTAGTGACTTCCCCCACCATACCAAGATCAATTATGCTGATAGAGTCAATTTCTGGATCATTTACTCTTTTAAGTACTTCCAATACGCGCCCGGCAGAAACTTCTACAGATGCAGTCATTCAGCTCACCTCTTTCCATTTTCGGATTACCAGGTTGCTACTGGGTCAAGTTTGTAAACTTCAGATAGTGTTAATAATGCTTCATTCAAATCTTTCGTATGTTCACCGTTCCGACCGTTTTTTGTAGGTTGTTCTGGAATCGGCGGCACTTTCATTTGAAGAGCACTGAATACTGGCTCGATGCTTGCCTTCCATTTCTCTTTCAATAATTCTTCACTAGCTATTAATCTACTTGTTTCTATTACTTGTTTTTGGTTTCCATAAGAAAATACATCCCCAAAGTCTCCCATTACAAGTTCTATTGCATCGTTCATTTTCTTCTTTGCAACATCCGTAGAGCTTAATAATTGTTTAAACCAAGTTTCCCAGTGCAATCTATGATAATAAAGTTCCATTTTCACTTTTACAGCCACTTCTGCAATTGGGCTATAAGAGCTTTCACTAAGCGAATCAACTTTCACTTTTTTCGCTTGGGTGTAAAAATAACTCCTTACAACTTGATAGGCCCAATCATACTGGGGTGTTTCCATATAATAACCTTCTCCGTTTACTCGCTCCGTCAAAACGCTGTTTCTTCTTTCCTTTACCGGGCGTAAATGGGCAAGGTCATCGGCATTACCCACTTCCAAATCTTCTAGAAGTTTATAATACATGGCTGCATGACCCATACTGTCTTGGCTAATGGAAGAAGATGCAACGTCTTCCTCAATATGAGGAGCAAGTCCGAGCCATTCAGATCCTCTGTAGGCATACAAAAAATCATCGTCAGCCAGTTGGAATAATAAGTTCGTTATTGCTTTTTTATACTCCGGACTCATGATAGAATCTTTTTCGGTCATTTACGTTCCCCTCCCCATGACAGAATCTCTTTTTCATCCAGAATTTGCTGCTCGTATTGACGCCATTTTTTCTTTAAATAGCCGTAGCCTTTTGTCGTACGATAATCTTTATTGTCAAGTCTGCTTAGTGTTAACTTCTCTTCCGCATCCATCTTTCGGATATTCTTTCGATTCACAATCCAAATGTCAGCAACCGGTTCGCGGCGCATGAAATTCTCCTGTGCCAAAATAAATGCCATATCTTCATTTGGAGCTAGTAAGCTAAATTGGTGTTGGAATGCAGAGCTTGGCGTTCGCTTGCTAAAAACTTCATATTCTTGATAAAATGTTTTTTCATCCGCCATTTATCCTGACTCCTTCCTCTAATTGACCGCCACACTTAGCGCATCGCGCACCCATGCATTATTTTCGTACGAAGATCGGCGTAAGTTCAGACGTGCTTGTGAACGTGGTCCTCCGTTTTTAATAATTTTCTTGAATTCATTCCAATCCGGTTGTTTATACGACCATAGTTTACTTTCTTCGTCGAAATGGAGAGTGGAATCCGGAATTGTCAATCCAAGTGATAAAATACGTGGAATGTATTTGTCAAAAAAGATTTGCCTGAAGTCTTCGTTTGTTTTCGTTCGAATTTTATATTTAATCGTTAAATCTTGTTTCGAAGAACCTGTCGTTTCTTTGCTTGCAGGTCCAAAGAACATGAGAAGGGCTTCCCACCAACGACTCAGAGATTCTTGAATCATCGCTTTTTGCTCATCTGTTCCTTCTGCAAGCGCCATGATGATCGATTCGCCATGCTGCGCATGAAACACTTCTTCTGCACAAATGCGCTGTAGTGCTCTCGCGTATGGTCCGTATGAAGCACCAAGCATATTGGTTTGAGTAATAATAGCCGCTCCATCAACGAGCCAACCTATGATTCCTGCATCCGCCCATGTTTTTGTTTCCATATGGAAAACATTATGGAATTTTAAATCACCATTGAATAGATCCTGCATTAAATCCCCACGATTTTTTCCATAAGGTAAAAGTAAGTCTTCCGTTACGCGTAGAAGTAACTGACCGTGACCCATTTCATCCTGCACCTTTGCCATAATGCCAAGCTTTCGAGAAAGGGAAGGAGCTTTAGGCACCCATTCCTTCTCAGGTAGCGCTCCCATTATTTCACTTATCCCGTGCATGGAAATTAATTTAATTAATGTGATCCTGTATTCTTCCGGCATCCAGTCATCTGCTTCAATCTTGTCGCCTGCCTCAATACGCTGCATGAAATGAGCCATTTGTGCTTCTTCCGAAAAATTGTGTACACTCGACATATGTAATCCCTCCTTTATTTAAGTTATGCATCGTTGTTACGTAGTATAACACTTTCATAACGTCATTATATTATGACGTTATATAAGTTGCAAGTTAATTCTGATAATTTAAAACAGATTAGTAGGACTACTTTTCCTTCCATTAAACGGTTCTTCTAAAAATTTATACTACTTTTTCCGTCTCTTTCTCAGGTTTATCCATAACACTTGTACTGTGAATCGGCTGAACTTTTGATGACGGGTCGATATATACTTTTGCATTACTAATCGCTGTTGGTGCTTCGCCAAATCCGCTCGCTATCAACTTTACTTTTCCTTCATATGAGCAAATATCACCGGCAGCATATATTCCTGGAATATTCGTTTCCATTTTTGAATTGACGACAATGCTGTTTTTCTCCAAATTAAATCCCCAATTTTTGATTGGACCAAGAGAAGATACGAAACCATAATTGACAATGACATCGTCCACGTCAATGACCTTCATTTCTGTACCTTTTACTTCATTTAACACGACATGCGTAATTTTATCTTTACCAATAAACTCCGCGGGTACGAATGGAGTCAGTACATCGACAGTAGAAGTCATCAACGTTTCCACTGTATGTTCATGCGCGCGGAATTTATCACGGCGATGTGCTAACGTTACTTTTTCTGCAACTGTTTCCAACATAAGAGCCCAATCCACTGCAGAATCTCCACCACCAAATAGTTGTACTTTTTTCCCTGCAAATTGCTGTAAATCATTGATAAAATAATGCAGATTGCTTTCTTCGAATCTAGCGGCATTTGGAAGATCCAGCTTCTTCGGTTGGAATGCACCATTTCCAGCAGTAATAATGATTGTTTTCGTAAAATGTGTCTCTTTATTCGTCACGAGGTTAAAAGTATTGTCTGGCTGTCTTTCTATTTCTTGCACAGCTTCATTTAAACAAACCGTTTGTTCAAATTGAGCCATTTGTTCCTTTAATCTATCAACGAGTTGTTGTGCTGTTATCTTTGGGAAACCCGCAACATCGTAAATATACTTTTCCGGATATAATGCGGATAATTGTCCTCCAAGCTGCGGGAGGCTTTCGATAATTTTGCAAGACATATTTCGAAGACCTGCATAAAAAGCAGTGAATATGCCAACCGGTCCTCCTCCGATTACGGTAACGTCAAAAACTTCATTGTTGTGAGACAAATTCAATTCCTCCTTCTAAATGGGCTTAGACTCCAATTACCTTCTGATCTCTGTTATCTACAACACGAATCGCTTTCCCTTCTGATCTTGGTATCGTTTTAGGTAGATTGAAAACGATATCCATAGACACTAAACAGGTCGATTTCATCAAATTCTGAACTTTTCTTTGCAATTGAATTACCCGCGAATCGCTCAAATCACCAGCAATCGTTTCATAGAGAATGCTATCAATTTCTACATGGAGCTCTGCGCTGTCCATAGCGTCTTTTCTTATTAAATGAATTTGATAATGCGGCACTAAATTTTCTACCTGTAAAAGAACCCGTTCTACTTCCGACGGGAAGACATTCACCCCGCGAATAATCATCATGTCATCTGTGCGACCTTTTACTCTCGACATTCTAGTTGTGGTTCTGCCGCATTTGCACTTCTCACGTGTGATGGATGAGATATCACCTGTGCGATAGCGAATAATTGGGAGGGCTTCCTTTGTTAAACTTGTAAAAACTAGTTCCCCTTCTTCCCCATCAGCAACAGGTTCTAGCGTTTCAGGATTAATAACTTCAATGTAAAAGTGATCTTCCTGCACATGTAAGCCATTTTGTGCTTCGTAACATTCAACAGATACACCTGGTCCAATAATTTCACTCAATCCATATATATCAATTGCTTTCAAATGGAACGTTTGCTCAAGTTTTTCTCGCATTTCTTCCGACCAAGGCTCTGCACCGAAAATTCCATACTCCATGGAAGACTGCCCTGGATCCATACCTCTTTCCCTCATTTTCTCCGCTATGTTCAACATATACGAAGGTGTTGCACATATGCCCCTTGGTTTAAAATCTTCTATCAACGTAATCTGTCTTTCCGTATTTCCTCCAGACATAGGTACAACCGCTGCTCCAAGCACTTCCGCCCCGTAATGAAGTCCGATTCCTCCTGTAAACAAACCGTAGCCATATGCGTTATGGAAAATATCCGACCTTTTTCCACCCGCAGCCACAATTGAACGTGCTACAACTTCAGCCCACATGTCTAT
The nucleotide sequence above comes from Psychrobacillus glaciei. Encoded proteins:
- the paaB gene encoding 1,2-phenylacetyl-CoA epoxidase subunit PaaB, which codes for MADEKTFYQEYEVFSKRTPSSAFQHQFSLLAPNEDMAFILAQENFMRREPVADIWIVNRKNIRKMDAEEKLTLSRLDNKDYRTTKGYGYLKKKWRQYEQQILDEKEILSWGGERK
- the paaC gene encoding 1,2-phenylacetyl-CoA epoxidase subunit PaaC, with protein sequence MTEKDSIMSPEYKKAITNLLFQLADDDFLYAYRGSEWLGLAPHIEEDVASSSISQDSMGHAAMYYKLLEDLEVGNADDLAHLRPVKERRNSVLTERVNGEGYYMETPQYDWAYQVVRSYFYTQAKKVKVDSLSESSYSPIAEVAVKVKMELYYHRLHWETWFKQLLSSTDVAKKKMNDAIELVMGDFGDVFSYGNQKQVIETSRLIASEELLKEKWKASIEPVFSALQMKVPPIPEQPTKNGRNGEHTKDLNEALLTLSEVYKLDPVATW
- a CDS encoding EthD family reductase, whose product is MAKLIALYKHPENKEVFDEYYFNVHAPLTAKIPGLREMKVTKVTGSPMGGEGKYYLTCEMHYDSLDALQEGLRSPEGRASGKDLMGFAGDLVTLMIGEEA
- a CDS encoding NAD(P)/FAD-dependent oxidoreductase — encoded protein: MSHNNEVFDVTVIGGGPVGIFTAFYAGLRNMSCKIIESLPQLGGQLSALYPEKYIYDVAGFPKITAQQLVDRLKEQMAQFEQTVCLNEAVQEIERQPDNTFNLVTNKETHFTKTIIITAGNGAFQPKKLDLPNAARFEESNLHYFINDLQQFAGKKVQLFGGGDSAVDWALMLETVAEKVTLAHRRDKFRAHEHTVETLMTSTVDVLTPFVPAEFIGKDKITHVVLNEVKGTEMKVIDVDDVIVNYGFVSSLGPIKNWGFNLEKNSIVVNSKMETNIPGIYAAGDICSYEGKVKLIASGFGEAPTAISNAKVYIDPSSKVQPIHSTSVMDKPEKETEKVV
- a CDS encoding phenylacetate--CoA ligase family protein, with amino-acid sequence MSRHEMESLQFERLRKTVRKVYEHVPFYSEKFKEVGITPNDIQSLKDLSKLPFTLKQDLRDQYPFGLFAVPQEEVVRIHGSSGTSGKPTVVGYTAKDIDMWAEVVARSIVAAGGKRSDIFHNAYGYGLFTGGIGLHYGAEVLGAAVVPMSGGNTERQITLIEDFKPRGICATPSYMLNIAEKMRERGMDPGQSSMEYGIFGAEPWSEEMREKLEQTFHLKAIDIYGLSEIIGPGVSVECYEAQNGLHVQEDHFYIEVINPETLEPVADGEEGELVFTSLTKEALPIIRYRTGDISSITREKCKCGRTTTRMSRVKGRTDDMMIIRGVNVFPSEVERVLLQVENLVPHYQIHLIRKDAMDSAELHVEIDSILYETIAGDLSDSRVIQLQRKVQNLMKSTCLVSMDIVFNLPKTIPRSEGKAIRVVDNRDQKVIGV
- the paaA gene encoding 1,2-phenylacetyl-CoA epoxidase subunit PaaA, translating into MSSVHNFSEEAQMAHFMQRIEAGDKIEADDWMPEEYRITLIKLISMHGISEIMGALPEKEWVPKAPSLSRKLGIMAKVQDEMGHGQLLLRVTEDLLLPYGKNRGDLMQDLFNGDLKFHNVFHMETKTWADAGIIGWLVDGAAIITQTNMLGASYGPYARALQRICAEEVFHAQHGESIIMALAEGTDEQKAMIQESLSRWWEALLMFFGPASKETTGSSKQDLTIKYKIRTKTNEDFRQIFFDKYIPRILSLGLTIPDSTLHFDEESKLWSYKQPDWNEFKKIIKNGGPRSQARLNLRRSSYENNAWVRDALSVAVN
- a CDS encoding enoyl-CoA hydratase/isomerase family protein, coding for MNRFEFIETSLTGNVAVIELNRPRQLNSLNRKMVSEIITALEGFDRDENVRVMVLTGKGRTFSAGADIDEMMDDNPISLELLNQFADWDRFALIKKPIIGAVKGFVFGGGFELALCCDLLIAANGTEFSFPEVGLGVMPGAGGTQRLTKLVGRTKALEWLWTGERISAETALKHGVINKIVAPELVIEETMKFAERLAKQPPLSLRLIKDSVNKAVDYSLYEGMQYERKNFYLLFGTEDQKEGMNAFVEKRKPNYQGK
- the paaD gene encoding 1,2-phenylacetyl-CoA epoxidase subunit PaaD, with product MTASVEVSAGRVLEVLKRVNDPEIDSISIIDLGMVGEVTTEGNNVKVVLLPTFLGCPALEIIKLNTMKAVKKLPEVDEVEVEFVFHPPWTSDRITEQGHVNLRKFGIAPPPRHLEEDGSWHVDCAYCGSTYVTMENIFGPTACRSILYCKSCKNVFEAMKPVSTLM